The genome window ATAACGTTAGCCTCTCATCATTTGCATGATGAAAGAGCGTTACAGGAATAAGAAAGTACAACGTTGTTGCTTGTTTGTTGATACATACAATCATTACCCATCGATTCGCTTTTTACGGCAAACCAATCAATAAATAATCTTTACTTCTTCCAGATTGTTAAAGAACGAAACAGCTTTGATCGCTAAAAGATCAAACCTAAACCCAAGTCTTGTTGACTGGCTTACGTTTGCACTTTCGAGTAAAACGTGGTGGAGGATGACGGGATCGAACCGACGACCCCCTGCTTGCAAAGCAGGTGCTCTCCCAGCTGAGCTAATCCCCCTGGGTAATGACTGGTAGGGCTGGTTGGACTCGAACCAACGACCCCCGCGTTATCAACACGGTGCTCTAACCAGCTGAGCTACAGCCCCAACGCGGTGCTACTGACGACTACTGTTTCTTCTTAATTAAACAGCCGATAAGTGTGAACATTTGATGCGTGAATCAGTTACCTGATTCGTGCAAACTCTAGAAAGGAGGTGATCCAGCCGCACCTTCCGATACGGCTACCTTGTTACGACTTCACCCCAGTCACGAATCCTACCGTGGTAAGCGCCCTCCTTGCGGTTAAGCTACCTACTTCTGGTAAAACCCGCTCCCATGGTGTGACGGGCGGTGTGTACAAGACCCGGGAACGTATTCACCGCGACATGCTGATCCGCGATTACTAGCGATTCCAACTTCATGCAGTCGAGTTGCAGACTACAATCCGGACTACGATACACTTTCTGCGATTAGCTCCCCCTCGCGGGTTGGCGGCGCTCTGTATGTACCATTGTATGACGTGTGAAGCCCTACCCATAAGGGCCATGAGGACTTGACGTCATCCCCACCTTCCTCCGGTTTGTCACCGGCAGTCTCATTAGAGTGCCCTTTCGTAGCAACTAATGACAAGGGTTGCGCTCGTTGCGGGACTTAACCCAACATCTCACGACACGAGCTGACGACAGCCATGCAGCACCTGTGTACTGGCTCTCTTTCGAGCACTCCCTGATCTCTCAAGGATTCCAGCCATGTCAAGGGTAGGTAAGGTTTTTCGCGTTGCATCGAATTAATCCACATCATCCACCGCTTGTGCGGGTCCCCGTCAATTCCTTTGAGTTTTAATCTTGCGACCGTACTCCCCAGGCGGTCTACTTCACGCGTTAGCTGCGTTACCAAGTCAATTAAGACCCGACAACTAGTAGACATCGTTTAGGGCGTGGACTACCAGGGTATCTAATCCTGTTTGCTCCCCACGCTTTCGTGCATGAGCGTCAATCTTGACCCAGGGGGCTGCCTTCGCCATCGGTGTTCCTCCACATATCTACGCATTTCACTGCTACACGTGGAATTCTACCCCCCTCTGCCAGATTCTAGCCTTGCAGTCTCCAATGCAATTCCCAGGTTGAGCCCGGGGATTTCACATCAGACTTACAAAACCGCCTGCGCACGCTTTACGCCCAGTAATTCCGATTAACGCTTGCACCCTACGTATTACCGCGGCTGCTGGCACGTAGTTAGCCGGTGCTTATTCTTCAGGTACCGTCATTAGCAAAAGATATTAGCTTTCACCGTTTCTTCCCTGACAAAAGAGCTTTACAACCCGAAGGCCTTCTTCACTCACGCGGCATTGCTGGATCAGGCTTTCGCCCATTGTCCAAAATTCCCCACTGCTGCCTCCCGTAGGAGTCTGGACCGTGTCTCAGTTCCAGTGTGGCTGGTCGTCCTCTCAGACCAGCTACTGATCGATGCCTTGGTAGGCTTTTACCCTACCAACTAGCTAATCAGATATCGGCCGCTCCACGAGCATGAGGTCTTGCGATCCCCCACTTTCATCCTTAGATCGTATGCGGTATTAGCGTAACTTTCGCTACGTTATCCCCCACTCTAGGGTACGTTCCGATATATTACTCACCCGTTCGCCACTCGCCACCAGAGCAAGCTCCGTGCTGCCGTTCGACTTGCATGTGTAAGGCATGCCGCCAGCGTTCAATCTGAGCCAGGATCAAACTCTTCAGTTTAATCTCTGTTACTTTGCCATTTTACAGGCACCATCATTGCTGATGGGTCGCTCACTCAAAAAACTGACAGGCCACTACTTGCGTAGCGCCTATTTCATTATTTCTTGTGAACATTTGATATTTTAAGTTAGACGCCAATCCGAAGATTGACGCTGCACTTACATCAAATGCCCACACTTATCGACTGTTAATTGTTAAAGAACGGTATTCGGTACTGCTTTCGCACTATCGACAAAGCGTTGTGTTTGTCAGCTGCGAAGAAGGAAGAGTATGAAGCTTTTTCAGCATTTCGTCAACCTTCTTTTTTACCCGCTTCACTCGGCATTTGCATGCATCGTTCAGCGAGGGGGCGAATTATAGCCCCGCCTCGCACGCCCCGCAAGCGCTAATTTGCGGTTGGGCAAATATTGCTGTGTGATATCGTAGCGCTGGCAATACCCTGCCACATCCACCTTGACTCCCATGCCTATCCCACACATCAACCCCACCGCCAATCCCGCCCTCGCCAGCGCCCTCGAACACGCCATCAATAGCAAGACCAAGCCGCTGGGCAGCCTGGGGCTACTGGAAACCCTGGCCCGCCAGATCGGCCTGATCCAGCAAAGCACGCAACTGGCATTGCACCAGCCGGCCATCATCGTTTTTGCGGCCGACCATGGCGTCGTCGCCGAAGGCATTTCCGCCTATCCACAAAGCGTGACCTGGCAAATGGTGGAAAATTTTCTGGCCGACGGCGCCGCCATCAATGTCTTTGCCCGTCAGAACAATTGCGCCTTGTATATAGTAGATGCCGGCGTCAACCACGACTTCGGCCCGCGCGAAGGCTTGCTCGACCGCAAGCAAGGTCCGGGCACGCGCAACTTTGCCAACGAAGCCGCCATGAGCCAGGAACAGTGCATCGCCGCCATGCAAGCGGGGATGGATCTGGTCGCCACGCTCGATGGCAATGTGCTGGGCTTTGGCGAAATGGGTATCGGCAACACCACCGCCGCCGCCGCGCTGATGCACAAGCTGACGCAAACCCCGGTCGCCGATTGCGTGGGCGCCGGCACCGGCCTGTCCAAGGAAGGCATATTGCACAAGCAGCAGGTGATCGAAGCGGCCGTCGCGCATCATGCGGCACTCGATGAGCCACTCGACGTACTGGCCACCTTTGGCGGTTTCGAGATCGCCATGATGGCCGGCGCCATGCTGAAGGCGGCCGAACGGCGCATGATCTTGCTGATCGATGGCTTCATCGTC of Janthinobacterium sp. PAMC25594 contains these proteins:
- the cobT gene encoding nicotinate-nucleotide--dimethylbenzimidazole phosphoribosyltransferase, producing the protein MPIPHINPTANPALASALEHAINSKTKPLGSLGLLETLARQIGLIQQSTQLALHQPAIIVFAADHGVVAEGISAYPQSVTWQMVENFLADGAAINVFARQNNCALYIVDAGVNHDFGPREGLLDRKQGPGTRNFANEAAMSQEQCIAAMQAGMDLVATLDGNVLGFGEMGIGNTTAAAALMHKLTQTPVADCVGAGTGLSKEGILHKQQVIEAAVAHHAALDEPLDVLATFGGFEIAMMAGAMLKAAERRMILLIDGFIVSSALLVAARLQPAILDYCVFSHCSDENGHRQLLASLGARPLLHLDLRLGEGTGSALALPLLHAAVNFMREMATFASAQVSEKSTPD